In the Deltaproteobacteria bacterium genome, one interval contains:
- a CDS encoding sulfite oxidase, protein MTLDRRQFLKSSLSGAAAFACWVKVPTLAHAKGRADLIRMTERPPNYESVRSTFTTRITPVERFYLRNHFDLPKIDVAKWRLKVHGLLEKELSLSLADLQRMPQVTVEAVLQCAGNGRALFTPHVPGVQWRYGAMGNAEWTGVRFKDVLAFGGLKKDAAFIQLQGAERPTMNTTPAFIRAIPVEKALHPDTLLALKMNGKPLAPTRGQPIRLVVPGWVGDDWVRALVDIEVRADEPKAFYYDTAYRFPATPGAPGAPIPADQMKPMTKLNVKSLLGSLSDGDRLAPGVHQLAGVAFSGEAGIERVELSFDGSKTWTAAKLDGPASAYGFRVFRHAWKTEPGSYEVACRATDNAGATQPETPVWNPSGYLYNAIERLKVEVRA, encoded by the coding sequence ATGACGCTGGATCGCAGGCAATTCCTGAAATCGTCGCTGTCCGGTGCCGCCGCCTTCGCCTGCTGGGTGAAGGTTCCGACTCTCGCGCATGCCAAGGGGAGGGCGGACCTCATCCGCATGACGGAACGGCCGCCCAACTACGAGTCGGTGCGCTCGACGTTCACCACGCGGATCACCCCGGTCGAGCGGTTCTACCTGCGCAACCACTTCGACCTGCCGAAGATCGACGTCGCGAAGTGGCGCCTGAAAGTGCACGGCCTGTTGGAGAAGGAGCTGTCGCTTTCCCTGGCCGATCTGCAGCGCATGCCCCAGGTCACCGTGGAGGCGGTGCTGCAATGCGCGGGGAACGGTCGCGCGCTGTTCACGCCGCATGTGCCGGGCGTCCAGTGGCGGTACGGAGCCATGGGCAACGCGGAGTGGACGGGAGTCCGCTTCAAGGATGTGCTCGCCTTCGGCGGGCTCAAGAAGGACGCCGCTTTCATCCAGCTTCAAGGTGCGGAGCGCCCGACCATGAACACGACGCCGGCATTCATCCGTGCCATCCCCGTGGAGAAGGCGCTTCATCCGGACACGCTCCTGGCACTGAAGATGAACGGCAAGCCGCTGGCGCCGACCCGAGGACAGCCGATCCGTCTTGTGGTGCCGGGCTGGGTCGGCGACGACTGGGTGCGGGCGCTGGTCGACATCGAGGTGCGCGCCGACGAGCCGAAGGCCTTCTACTACGACACGGCCTATCGATTTCCGGCAACGCCGGGCGCTCCGGGTGCCCCCATTCCCGCCGACCAGATGAAGCCGATGACGAAGCTCAACGTGAAGTCGCTGCTCGGATCCCTGAGCGACGGCGATCGGCTCGCGCCGGGCGTCCATCAGCTTGCCGGAGTGGCCTTCTCCGGCGAGGCGGGGATAGAGCGGGTCGAGCTGAGCTTCGACGGCAGCAAGACCTGGACCGCGGCGAAGCTCGACGGTCCGGCCAGCGCGTACGGTTTTCGGGTCTTCCGTCATGCCTGGAAGACGGAGCCCGGCAGCTACGAAGTCGCGTGTCGTGCGACGGACAACGCCGGCGCCACGCAGCCGGAGACGCCAGTGTGGAACCCGTCCGGCTATCTGTACAATGCGATCGAGCGGCTGAAAGTGGAGGTGCGAGCATGA
- a CDS encoding cytochrome c, translated as MGKRTYGIYCVACHGETGAGDGSAAAKLDPRPRNFSTEPFKQGSSVRQIFDTLGKGVPGTAMVKFTNLSEEERWALAWYVRELKDGKPER; from the coding sequence ATGGGGAAGCGCACCTACGGCATCTACTGCGTCGCTTGCCACGGCGAGACCGGCGCGGGAGATGGGTCGGCGGCGGCGAAGCTGGACCCGAGGCCGCGGAACTTCAGCACGGAGCCGTTCAAGCAAGGTTCCAGCGTGCGGCAGATCTTCGACACGCTGGGAAAGGGAGTCCCGGGGACGGCGATGGTGAAGTTCACCAATCTGTCCGAGGAAGAGCGGTGGGCGCTGGCGTGGTACGTGCGCGAGCTCAAGGACGGCAAGCCGGAGCGGTGA
- a CDS encoding PAS domain-containing protein: protein MNTFQSVVFGSLGRESPFDDSVRTTLAADVIVANAPDPVFVCDLRGKILEANAAVSQLLGLRRDEVLEQSVSRFLSPPEAQEFVAAVREVVDRGVTRNLRLNPGSASGEVIPTALNASALRDGEGHAIGVIGILRDMRELDKARAYAESLIKNAPDPVFVSDLRGKILQANDAVFDLLGFRPDEVIEQSLSRIISAEETREFIAALREVVERGVTRNVRLNPRSASGEVIPTTLNASALRDPDGMLIGAIGILRDMRAYERVVHDLEQSRRELREADKAKDHFLAMVSHELRTPLTAMLGWARLLRVGFRDAVRAARGLEVIERNTKLLAQLIEDLLDVSRIVTGKLRIDRRQVDPVAIIEAAIEAVQGVADAKEIQLDASLDPDAGPLLADPDRLQQVVWNLLSNAIKFSPAHGRVAIRLERSGSLARITVSDHGAGIKQELLPHIFDRFRQGERSTGGLGLGLAIVRHIVELHGGAVRAQSPGERQGATFTVELPTLNETGTVAAAAPHPGEGSARTRLAPLRGARLLVVDDDDDARELLSIILQEAGAEVSTAASANEALEAFERERPDVLVSDIGMPDGDGYSLIRRVRSLEGQSGAKVPAVALTAFARAEDRGEALGSGFQAHLPKPIEPGELTALIAELIA, encoded by the coding sequence ATGAATACGTTCCAGTCCGTGGTTTTTGGCAGCCTGGGCCGAGAGTCGCCGTTCGACGACAGCGTGCGCACCACTCTTGCGGCGGACGTCATCGTCGCAAACGCGCCCGACCCCGTGTTCGTCTGCGATCTGCGCGGGAAGATCCTCGAGGCGAACGCGGCGGTCTCGCAGCTCCTCGGCCTTCGCCGCGACGAGGTTCTCGAGCAATCGGTTTCGCGCTTCCTCAGCCCGCCCGAGGCCCAGGAATTCGTCGCCGCCGTCCGGGAGGTGGTGGACCGCGGCGTGACGCGGAATCTCCGCCTCAACCCCGGCAGCGCTTCGGGCGAAGTGATCCCGACGGCGTTGAACGCCTCCGCGCTCCGCGACGGCGAAGGACACGCCATCGGCGTCATCGGGATCCTCCGCGACATGCGGGAGCTGGACAAGGCCCGCGCGTACGCCGAGAGCCTGATCAAGAATGCCCCGGACCCGGTCTTCGTCAGCGATCTGCGCGGGAAGATCCTTCAAGCGAACGACGCCGTCTTCGATCTTCTTGGGTTCCGTCCCGATGAGGTGATCGAGCAGTCGTTGTCGCGCATCATCTCCGCCGAGGAGACACGCGAGTTCATCGCCGCGCTGCGCGAGGTGGTGGAGCGCGGCGTCACCCGCAACGTGCGGCTGAATCCTCGCAGCGCCTCGGGCGAGGTCATTCCGACCACCCTCAACGCTTCCGCCCTGCGGGATCCCGACGGGATGCTCATCGGGGCCATCGGGATCCTGCGCGACATGCGCGCCTACGAACGGGTCGTGCACGACCTGGAACAGTCGCGCCGCGAGCTGCGGGAGGCGGACAAGGCCAAGGACCATTTCCTGGCGATGGTCTCGCACGAGCTGCGCACGCCGCTGACGGCGATGCTCGGATGGGCGCGCCTGCTGCGCGTCGGATTCCGGGATGCGGTCCGCGCCGCTCGCGGGCTCGAGGTGATCGAGCGGAACACGAAGCTTCTCGCGCAGCTCATCGAGGACCTCCTCGACGTCTCCCGCATCGTCACGGGCAAGCTGCGGATCGATCGCCGGCAGGTCGACCCGGTGGCCATCATCGAGGCCGCCATCGAGGCCGTCCAGGGCGTGGCGGATGCGAAGGAGATTCAGCTGGACGCCTCCCTCGATCCGGACGCAGGTCCGCTCCTCGCCGATCCCGATCGGCTGCAGCAGGTCGTCTGGAACCTGCTCTCGAATGCGATCAAGTTCAGCCCGGCGCACGGACGCGTCGCCATCCGCCTGGAGCGCTCCGGGTCACTCGCGCGCATCACGGTTTCCGACCACGGCGCCGGGATCAAGCAGGAGCTGCTCCCCCATATCTTCGATCGATTCCGGCAGGGCGAACGTTCGACCGGGGGGCTCGGGCTCGGATTGGCCATCGTGCGCCACATCGTCGAGCTACACGGTGGCGCCGTGCGGGCGCAGAGTCCGGGCGAGCGTCAGGGCGCGACGTTCACCGTCGAGCTGCCGACGCTGAACGAAACCGGAACCGTCGCCGCCGCGGCGCCACATCCCGGCGAGGGGTCGGCGCGGACGCGGCTGGCGCCCCTGCGAGGGGCGAGGCTGCTGGTGGTGGACGACGATGACGATGCCCGGGAGCTCCTGAGCATCATCCTGCAGGAGGCCGGAGCCGAGGTGAGCACCGCTGCGTCCGCCAACGAGGCGCTCGAAGCATTCGAGCGCGAGCGACCCGATGTCCTGGTCAGCGACATCGGGATGCCGGACGGAGACGGCTACAGCTTGATCCGCAGGGTACGATCTCTGGAAGGGCAGAGCGGCGCGAAGGTCCCTGCCGTGGCGCTGACGGCGTTTGCGCGCGCGGAGGATCGGGGGGAGGCGCTCGGATCGGGGTTCCAGGCGCACCTGCCGAAGCCAATCGAGCCCGGCGAGCTCACGGCGTTGATCGCAGAGCTGATCGCGTAG
- a CDS encoding DoxX family protein, which yields MTKRDRIVYWTTTGIVCAVMVFSILNFTVFDHFPFPEGGFVHLGLPNYFKVELTIAKILGVSALLIPGVPAKIKEFAYFGFGITLLSAAIAHFSRGDARISILFVLDPLIFFVLLTVSYFYFTARGGGAARSAARDSGRLGRDQAERAERFVGQGLGRGEPTRSALRSTP from the coding sequence ATGACGAAGAGAGACAGGATCGTTTATTGGACGACGACGGGGATTGTCTGCGCCGTGATGGTCTTCAGCATCCTCAACTTCACCGTGTTCGACCACTTCCCGTTCCCTGAAGGAGGCTTCGTTCATCTGGGCCTGCCCAATTACTTCAAGGTGGAACTGACGATCGCCAAGATACTGGGCGTCTCGGCGCTTCTGATCCCGGGGGTGCCGGCGAAGATCAAAGAATTCGCCTATTTTGGTTTCGGGATCACCCTGCTCTCCGCCGCGATTGCGCACTTTTCCAGAGGTGACGCGAGAATCAGCATCCTGTTCGTCCTCGATCCGCTGATCTTCTTCGTCCTGCTGACGGTATCGTATTTCTATTTTACCGCTCGAGGCGGAGGCGCTGCTCGATCTGCGGCAAGAGATTCAGGTCGCCTTGGACGCGACCAGGCCGAGCGCGCGGAGCGTTTCGTGGGCCAAGGGCTTGGCCGGGGCGAACCTACGCGATCAGCTCTGCGATCAACGCCGTGA
- a CDS encoding NAD-dependent epimerase/dehydratase family protein, with amino-acid sequence MRLTIFAATGGIGRQVLEQAVGAGHEVTAVVRNPAKLPRAVRAVTSDLAAPDPTALESAVKGADAVLSGLGPRSASEAGIAWQGTRSIVEAMKATGVRRIIVVSAAPIGTVPSPGRPNPPKRDPGDGFFMRNLFSPLIRAALRKHQRTIGIAD; translated from the coding sequence ATGAGGCTCACGATCTTCGCAGCGACCGGAGGAATCGGTCGGCAAGTCCTCGAGCAGGCCGTCGGAGCGGGGCACGAGGTCACGGCAGTCGTACGGAATCCGGCGAAGCTGCCCCGGGCAGTACGCGCCGTAACCTCGGACCTGGCGGCTCCGGACCCCACGGCGCTCGAGTCCGCGGTCAAAGGAGCCGACGCAGTGCTCTCCGGCCTCGGGCCACGGTCCGCTTCGGAGGCCGGGATCGCGTGGCAGGGCACGCGGTCGATCGTCGAAGCGATGAAGGCAACCGGCGTACGCCGCATCATCGTGGTCAGCGCCGCGCCCATCGGGACCGTTCCGTCCCCGGGCCGCCCGAACCCGCCGAAGCGCGACCCGGGCGACGGGTTCTTCATGCGGAACCTGTTCAGTCCGTTGATCAGAGCGGCGCTCAGGAAGCATCAACGAACCATCGGAATCGCTGACTGA
- a CDS encoding MarR family transcriptional regulator — MGSISSTDSDRRRLTASIKQSLRALSIQLSLLNHQVGAHAGLNDVDLDCLDLVARHGPLSPSALAQRAALHPATMTGILDRLERGGWVVRERDPSDRRAVVVRALRDRNAELVRLYAGMNSSMNEICAGYDDAELEVLADFLRRTVDAGREATEKLAGD; from the coding sequence ATGGGTTCCATATCGTCAACCGATTCGGACCGCCGGCGCCTGACCGCCTCGATCAAGCAGTCGCTGCGGGCGCTGAGCATCCAGCTGTCGCTGCTCAACCATCAGGTGGGCGCACATGCCGGACTCAACGACGTCGATCTCGACTGCCTCGACCTCGTCGCGCGCCATGGTCCGCTCAGCCCGAGCGCCCTCGCACAGCGCGCCGCGCTGCACCCCGCAACCATGACCGGCATCCTGGACAGGCTGGAGCGCGGCGGCTGGGTCGTCCGGGAACGCGATCCTTCCGACCGCCGCGCTGTCGTCGTCCGGGCGCTGCGCGACCGGAACGCCGAGCTCGTGCGGCTCTACGCGGGGATGAATTCCTCGATGAACGAGATCTGCGCTGGATATGACGACGCCGAGCTGGAGGTGCTCGCCGACTTTCTCCGCCGCACCGTAGACGCTGGGCGAGAGGCCACCGAGAAGCTGGCCGGGGACTGA
- a CDS encoding ATP-dependent DNA ligase, whose translation MVEVSNPDRIVFPEIGRSKADVVAYYEQIAPRALPHVSGRPLSIRRYPRGLAGPGFFQKNVPPHYPQSIERFPVPRSPAASKKHPGKGGKNQDVTVYPILRQPEDLAYLANQGAIELHVPTSRAADLFHPDRLVIDLDPPPGQFARVRRAAYVVRDALAEHGLASVPIATGSKGYHVVSPIHPSASSDTIAITLQKFAVLLAARHGEDLTVVFRVALRGERVFVDWLRNNPMATVIAPYSLRARPRAPVATPLSWTEMEQTDPDAFGIGDVDRLLDRPDPLAELAAAPSDTERFLVAVDAAFEASGLVFETFDRFRS comes from the coding sequence ATGGTGGAAGTCTCGAACCCCGACCGGATCGTCTTCCCGGAGATCGGCCGGAGCAAGGCCGACGTCGTCGCGTACTACGAGCAGATCGCACCGCGCGCGCTTCCGCACGTCTCCGGTCGTCCTCTCTCCATTCGCCGCTACCCGAGGGGGCTCGCCGGTCCCGGGTTCTTCCAGAAGAACGTCCCGCCTCATTACCCGCAGTCGATCGAGCGCTTTCCCGTGCCGCGCAGCCCCGCGGCGTCAAAGAAGCATCCGGGCAAGGGTGGCAAGAACCAGGACGTCACCGTCTATCCCATCCTGCGGCAACCCGAAGACCTCGCCTATCTTGCGAACCAGGGAGCGATCGAGCTCCACGTGCCGACGTCGCGTGCCGCCGATCTCTTCCACCCCGATCGCCTCGTCATCGATCTCGATCCGCCGCCGGGCCAATTCGCTCGCGTCCGGCGCGCCGCCTACGTCGTCCGCGATGCGCTCGCCGAGCACGGCCTCGCCAGCGTGCCGATCGCCACGGGCTCCAAGGGCTATCACGTCGTATCGCCGATCCACCCGTCGGCTTCGAGCGATACGATTGCCATCACGCTGCAGAAATTCGCCGTGCTGCTCGCCGCCAGGCACGGAGAAGATCTCACCGTCGTGTTTCGCGTCGCCTTGCGAGGCGAGCGCGTCTTCGTCGACTGGTTGAGGAACAACCCCATGGCCACCGTGATCGCGCCGTATTCGCTCCGTGCACGGCCGCGCGCCCCGGTGGCGACGCCGCTCAGCTGGACCGAGATGGAGCAGACCGATCCGGACGCGTTCGGGATCGGCGACGTCGATCGCCTCCTCGATCGGCCCGATCCGCTCGCCGAGCTCGCCGCCGCTCCGAGCGACACCGAGCGCTTCCTCGTCGCCGTCGATGCGGCGTTCGAGGCGTCAGGCCTCGTCTTCGAGACGTTCGATCGTTTCCGCTCCTAG
- a CDS encoding NAD(P)-dependent alcohol dehydrogenase, with amino-acid sequence MVKTPAYAAASKTSRLAPFIIERREPGPNDVLIEILFCGICHSDIHQVRDEWTGALFPMVPGHEIVGRVKQVGKQVTKFEVGDTAGVGCFVDSCRECDPCRRGLEQFCEKGAAFTYNGTEMDRTTPTYGGYSSQIVVADRYALKVPAGLDPARAAPLLCAGITTYSPLRQWNCKKGDRVGVVGLGGLGHMAVKLAASMGAEVTMLSTSRSKEADARRLGAQAFESTRDEATFQKLARRFDLLIDTISAPHDYNRYLGMLRPQGAMVVVGVPPEPTPVAAMSLIRGNRRLAGSAIGGIPETQEMLDYCARHEIGADVEIIPIQKVNEAYERMIRNDVRYRFVIDLASLN; translated from the coding sequence ATGGTGAAGACCCCTGCGTATGCTGCTGCTTCCAAGACGAGTCGGCTGGCGCCATTCATCATCGAGCGCCGCGAGCCTGGGCCGAACGACGTGCTCATCGAGATCCTCTTCTGCGGGATCTGCCATTCCGACATCCACCAGGTGCGCGACGAGTGGACCGGCGCTCTCTTTCCGATGGTTCCCGGGCACGAGATCGTTGGCCGGGTCAAGCAGGTCGGCAAGCAAGTCACCAAGTTCGAGGTGGGCGACACCGCTGGCGTCGGATGTTTCGTCGACTCCTGCCGGGAGTGCGATCCCTGCCGCCGTGGGCTCGAGCAGTTCTGCGAGAAGGGCGCGGCCTTCACCTACAACGGCACGGAGATGGACCGAACCACGCCCACGTACGGCGGTTACTCGTCGCAGATCGTCGTGGCGGATCGATACGCACTGAAGGTCCCGGCTGGCCTCGATCCGGCACGCGCAGCGCCGCTCCTCTGCGCCGGCATCACCACGTATTCGCCGCTGCGCCAATGGAACTGCAAGAAGGGAGACCGCGTGGGTGTGGTGGGCCTCGGTGGTCTGGGCCACATGGCGGTCAAGCTCGCCGCCTCGATGGGGGCCGAGGTGACGATGCTGAGCACGTCGCGATCGAAGGAAGCCGATGCGCGCCGCCTCGGGGCCCAGGCGTTCGAATCCACTCGGGACGAGGCCACCTTTCAGAAACTGGCCCGCCGTTTCGACCTTCTGATCGACACCATCTCGGCCCCGCACGACTACAACCGGTATCTGGGAATGCTGCGCCCCCAAGGTGCGATGGTGGTGGTCGGCGTTCCGCCCGAGCCGACTCCCGTGGCCGCGATGTCGCTGATCCGGGGAAACAGGCGGTTGGCTGGGTCCGCCATCGGGGGCATTCCCGAGACGCAGGAGATGCTCGATTACTGCGCACGCCACGAAATCGGCGCCGACGTGGAGATCATCCCCATCCAGAAGGTGAACGAAGCGTACGAGCGGATGATCCGCAACGACGTGCGCTATCGGTTCGTCATCGATCTCGCCAGCCTCAATTAG
- a CDS encoding serine/threonine protein kinase, with the protein MDAASCPSCSAPLTGNRCGGCGAAARAGAFRVLSMLAQSPHGRTYRAEGPTGMVALKEMVFALVPTAQQLDAFEREARLLRSVSHPQIPRLIDSFREGDGPSLRLYLAQELVDGGPLSSRIGIDEAEARVIARQLLTILRYLHERGIVHRDVKPANILRRPDGTLALVDFGAARAVEGVTHGATLVGTFGYMPPEQLGGTVDATADLYALGATLVHLVGRKAPEDILGPDLELRLDHLNVSPAFRAFLGRLTARKRASRPASAVEALLALEAPAPGSRPIRPRLLPWIAMQKTMNALTASPGANAERVQRAQLEAFERELTEPSKPAPPPPPPKSDHRDVSMGRLLSGAKLRELDPGLPSCYQRAGIELARVRTWPGLKAMQLKLVLHSQEVACDWLPLEVTAFADGRRALHSSGTMGETPREGWRDILYNFELPEGVDVVRLDLASPTRPLESWRIDLGRREVRRVGYALAGRVEVASARISTASGCARLERGAVERLWIEQEPRKRLHARAAFATRKDTKEPCAHQSHFALLDSRDTSSSTARLDSDRTVTFTLPLPDGRNRLRVGLGETRAAEREALGAVTP; encoded by the coding sequence ATGGACGCCGCGTCCTGTCCATCGTGCTCTGCTCCACTGACCGGAAATCGCTGCGGCGGGTGCGGTGCTGCCGCGCGTGCCGGAGCGTTCCGCGTGTTGTCCATGCTGGCGCAGTCTCCGCACGGCAGGACCTACCGCGCCGAAGGACCCACCGGGATGGTCGCGCTCAAGGAGATGGTCTTCGCTCTCGTCCCGACGGCCCAGCAGCTCGACGCATTCGAGCGCGAAGCGCGGCTCCTGCGGTCGGTCTCGCACCCACAGATCCCGCGCCTGATCGACTCCTTTCGCGAAGGCGATGGTCCATCCCTGCGCCTCTATCTCGCGCAGGAGCTGGTCGACGGCGGACCCCTCTCCAGCCGAATCGGCATCGACGAGGCCGAAGCGCGCGTCATCGCGCGGCAGCTCCTGACCATCCTGCGCTACCTGCACGAGCGCGGCATCGTGCACCGCGACGTCAAGCCTGCGAACATCCTCCGCCGTCCCGACGGCACGCTCGCGCTGGTCGACTTCGGCGCCGCTCGCGCTGTGGAGGGCGTGACCCATGGCGCAACCTTGGTCGGCACTTTTGGATACATGCCGCCCGAGCAACTCGGCGGCACCGTCGATGCTACTGCGGACCTGTACGCACTGGGAGCCACCCTCGTCCATCTGGTCGGCCGCAAGGCGCCCGAGGACATCCTCGGACCGGACCTGGAGCTTCGGCTCGATCATCTGAACGTCTCGCCGGCCTTTCGCGCATTCCTCGGTCGGTTGACCGCGCGAAAACGCGCCTCTCGCCCCGCCTCTGCCGTCGAGGCGCTGCTCGCCCTCGAGGCACCGGCGCCCGGGTCTCGTCCCATCCGGCCGAGGCTCCTCCCCTGGATCGCGATGCAGAAGACGATGAACGCGCTGACGGCAAGTCCAGGTGCAAACGCCGAGCGCGTCCAGCGTGCGCAGCTCGAGGCGTTCGAGCGCGAGCTGACTGAACCGTCCAAGCCCGCGCCACCTCCGCCTCCTCCCAAATCGGACCACCGCGACGTCTCCATGGGCCGGCTCCTGAGCGGAGCCAAGTTGCGCGAGCTCGACCCGGGGTTGCCCTCCTGCTACCAGCGCGCGGGCATCGAGCTCGCCCGCGTCCGGACCTGGCCCGGCCTCAAGGCGATGCAATTGAAGCTCGTGCTGCATTCACAGGAGGTCGCCTGCGACTGGCTGCCCCTCGAGGTGACCGCGTTTGCGGACGGCCGCCGTGCTCTCCATTCGTCGGGGACGATGGGTGAGACCCCCCGGGAGGGCTGGCGCGACATTCTGTACAACTTCGAGCTGCCGGAAGGCGTCGATGTGGTCCGGCTCGACCTGGCGAGCCCGACCCGCCCGCTGGAGTCATGGCGCATTGACCTGGGGCGCCGCGAGGTCCGTCGGGTCGGGTACGCGCTTGCGGGACGCGTCGAGGTCGCGTCGGCAAGGATTTCGACCGCGAGCGGGTGCGCCAGGCTCGAGCGCGGCGCAGTAGAGAGACTCTGGATCGAACAGGAGCCCCGAAAGCGGCTCCACGCGAGAGCGGCGTTCGCGACGCGCAAGGACACGAAGGAACCGTGCGCGCACCAGTCGCACTTCGCGCTGCTCGACTCGCGCGACACCTCGAGCTCCACGGCACGACTCGACTCCGACCGCACCGTGACGTTCACCTTGCCGCTCCCGGACGGGCGCAATCGGCTTCGCGTCGGCCTGGGGGAGACTCGCGCAGCCGAGCGCGAGGCCCTCGGCGCGGTCACACCCTGA
- a CDS encoding VOC family protein, with the protein MIASSPGRRHTLRSGGRKKRQADPVQKNPRKGFHSVTPRLVVADAEALIAFLRTVFDAKGEHQGDRPAEIRIGDSLIMVTPAGARERFPAFLYVYVDDADAVYERALSAGAVSLEEPLDTPYGDRRAMVRDPFGNVWQIAHVILAS; encoded by the coding sequence ATGATTGCCTCCAGCCCAGGTCGCCGTCATACACTCCGCTCAGGCGGCCGGAAGAAGAGGCAGGCTGACCCCGTGCAGAAGAACCCGCGCAAAGGCTTTCACTCGGTAACTCCTCGTCTCGTCGTTGCGGACGCGGAGGCGCTCATCGCGTTCCTCCGCACCGTATTCGACGCCAAGGGCGAGCACCAAGGCGACCGCCCCGCGGAGATCCGCATTGGCGACTCTCTCATCATGGTGACACCCGCCGGCGCCCGCGAGCGGTTCCCGGCGTTTCTCTATGTGTACGTCGACGACGCCGACGCAGTGTATGAGCGCGCGCTCTCGGCCGGCGCGGTCTCCCTCGAGGAGCCGCTCGATACCCCTTACGGCGACCGCCGAGCGATGGTGCGCGACCCGTTCGGCAACGTCTGGCAGATCGCCCACGTCATCCTGGCGAGCTGA
- a CDS encoding VOC family protein → MADRLDNLKHGECCDSVSNERAKYAPALQLLDHGQLHIGLHLQDGSYHTDRPMISGASRSPWLQKGATDGRSQAASWKIRLVRARRRMPRRPRRSTARCWGWKVQPFPMGDSTYEMIYAASGATRVIPPDALAPRGGWCWNELHTSDPKKALAFYEKVFGFAHRSLVGPDVTYHIISQGGVDRGGVTDVGGERPNWLPYVALDDADATLARARKLGGTICAGPEDIPNVGRRSAFCRIPPARRSRSSSRSQCRSSANQPATEALGSRGGARLEAQNARLPVKIGSTSVLLLRLALKRRPPWRSHATDHHDRRLEDGRGLGAGERHAHAGSPCGLRSRVCGGRARCAVACALSLDAGQGHQHPRASTSAVLARARGGVSHRGRRSGVRLLALRRRADCRLSART, encoded by the coding sequence ATGGCTGATCGGCTCGACAATCTGAAGCACGGCGAATGCTGCGATTCCGTAAGCAACGAGCGCGCGAAATACGCGCCGGCGCTTCAACTCCTCGACCACGGGCAGCTGCACATCGGCCTCCACCTGCAGGATGGAAGCTACCACACCGATAGACCGATGATTTCGGGCGCGTCGCGGAGTCCATGGCTTCAGAAAGGAGCCACAGATGGCCGATCGCAAGCTGCTTCCTGGAAAATTCGTCTGGTTCGAGCTCGTCGAAGGATGCCAAGAAGGCCCAGGCGTTCTACGGCGAGGTGCTGGGGATGGAAGGTCCAGCCGTTCCCGATGGGCGACTCCACCTATGAGATGATCTACGCCGCTTCAGGAGCAACGAGGGTGATCCCCCCCGACGCGCTGGCGCCCCGCGGTGGCTGGTGCTGGAATGAGCTGCACACCAGCGATCCGAAGAAAGCGCTCGCGTTCTACGAGAAGGTCTTCGGGTTCGCGCACCGCTCTCTGGTCGGGCCGGACGTCACGTACCACATCATCTCGCAGGGCGGCGTCGACCGCGGCGGAGTGACGGATGTGGGCGGCGAGCGGCCGAACTGGCTGCCTTATGTCGCCCTCGACGACGCCGACGCGACGCTCGCCCGCGCGAGGAAGCTCGGCGGAACAATCTGCGCGGGTCCCGAGGACATCCCGAACGTCGGCCGACGTTCGGCGTTCTGCAGGATCCCACCGGCGCGGCGATCGCGATCCTCAAGCCGTTCCCAATGCAGAAGCAGCGCCAACCAGCCCGCCACAGAGGCACTCGGTTCTCGAGGTGGCGCGCGATTGGAAGCGCAGAACGCGCGGTTACCGGTTAAGATCGGTTCGACGTCCGTCTTGCTTCTTCGGCTTGCGCTGAAACGGCGGCCGCCATGGAGGAGCCATGCGACGGATCATCACGATCGTAGACTTGAAGACGGGCGCGGTCTCGGCGCGGGCGAGCGACACGCGCACGCTGGATCTCCCTGTGGACTTCGATCTCGAGTCTGCGGTGGCCGCGCTCGATGCGCGGTCGCATGTGCGCTATCGCTCGACGCGGGGCAAGGACATCAGCATCCTCGTGCATCCACGTCCGCTGTCCTGGCGCGTGCGCGGGGAGGAGTGTCTCATCGCGGACGACGGAGCGGCGTCCGCCTACTCGCTCTGCGCCGTCGAGCCGACTGCCGACTGAGCGCCCGGACGTAA